In Garra rufa chromosome 14, GarRuf1.0, whole genome shotgun sequence, the genomic stretch aaaaattcagaattgcacgtttgtgTTATGCagttttaagagaaaaaaaagtcagaattgcaagatgaaattgtcttttttatttttaattcagtggtggaaacgggtttTCAAAGAAAGCATTATCAAGTTAGCAGAAATATGTATTAATTGAACACACAGGCAAAGGAATCTGTATGAATGATTGGTATAAATGTGCAGAGCCATAGGAGCATCTTTTCtggtgctgtccatggtgctgattATTTTTCGCTTTTGTCCCAACTGTAAAGTTATGTGTGGTGTGCATCAGTATCTATTAGAAGGCAGCAAAGGGTGCATCTTTTCTAACCCAAGTATCCTTGCAGGTCCTGATGGGGCATGTGCATGTGAGCCCCCTGGTGATCTACCTGGCGATCCTGGCCCGCAAGGGCCTCCGGGTGTCCCTGGTGATCCTGGGCCAAAAGGGTTCGAGGGTCCTCGTGGTGATATCGGACCCTGCGGAGAGAGGGGTGTAACAGGTGTAACTGTACGTAAACCTGGTTAAAATTCTTGTAGGGAAGAAAGAGTTTATCGtgtttgcttgtgtgtgtgtgtgtgtgtgtgtgtgtgtgtgtgtgtgtgtgtgtgtgtgtgtgtgtgtgtgtgtatttaatgATTTCTATTTGTTTGTGTCCCTTGTTGTTTCTCAGGGTCCCAGAGGTTTTGCAGGTGTCAGAGGGCTTAAAGGACAGAAAGGAGAGGTTATGATGATGGCCAAAAAGGGTGAAGCATAtttgcagttttatttttatttttattttttttacattttaagatgCACAAAGAATGGTCTAACATCTAAGGATAAAGTCTATATTATAATACAGCAGGAACTGTTATGATGTTAAATGCCTGATATAGAAACTATAATGAATTTTCTTTATCATTTTGATTTAAAGTTTTACATTTCAGATTTTCCTAAATTATCTATCAAATCTCTCATCTTTATTTTGCATACAAACTGACATTTAGTTATTAGAACTTGTTATGGATTTTTTGCATTATGTTAAAGGGGAGAAAGGTGACATAGGATCTGAAGGACCATCTGGAAAACCAGGGTATAATGGGATGAAAGGGGCTGATGGGAAGATGGGTACCCCTGGAGATCCTGGACCTCTGGTAAGACATGTAAAGagttataaaattatttatatgacTTATTATATATAAGTCATAGATAGTTGTGCACTGTGcatattaatgatttctgaagatcatgtaacactgaagaccatcacaggaataaattgcattttaaaatatattcaaatataaaacagttattttgaattgcaaaaatattatacaatattactgattttactgtatatttaccaaataaatgcagccttaaagtCATGGTAATGGACATTATTATTGAACCTTCTTTTCATATTaatttcagatgatttatataTGGGtgaaagacgaaaaagggtttaagcataaaaacaataagtgtaaatattaaaataataaattataaaaataaaataataaaaagttttctgtttgatttaatagcatttttgttttgtttttcagagcaaaaaataaatatcatacattttgccCTAATTCACAGAAGATACCCACTAAAATGttattcagtgtaacagtcttgtcaggcatatttacaacaaaaatcaatttatgacatattaaaaaacatattactttcaccccaaatacgaattagttgtaattctatattttttaaaattgccactatcctaggttttgcccaattgccagtaagaattttttactcatttaaaagacaataaaatttaatattgcttccttatacttttatattttttagtatgtacaagtcagaataagcatgtttgaatttttacataaatattgtgttacactgaatgacaatgtaacattatatcaaccaaattttgacttttcattctccaaaaacgtatttaaaagtagacactttacttacattcagtttgctttctatggacataaaatcacttttgtaaatttcttttgacgtggacatcttaacatctttgacacatgtacagtaatttacagtcattaatttatttatatttttttcctttccaGGGAGATAGTACTGTCGGTTCGTTAGGTGACAGGGGGTGTCCAGGAGCTCCTGGTGTGAAAGGCTGCAGAGGTCCGACTGGTCCTCCTGGCCCAAATATGATGGGGTCAGTTGGGCGACGAGGGCAACAAGGGGAGCCAGGACCTCAAGGCCAGATGGGACCCCCTGGTCCTAAAGGCATTCAAGGTAAGAGTCACAGTGCAGAGTAAGATTTATATTCTATTGCTATGACAAATTACTATCCAACCAGAATTTCAGCTGTTTACAGTATACATTTTGTTGAAAACAAATTTCACAATGAAGAATGTTGCTATTTGTTAATGTGTAACGTAcaatattgttcaaaagtttggagtcagttgagaatttaaaaaaatactttttagtgAGGCACATGTTTTAactgttgatttttattttattatatttttcttttttttggtagGTGATACACTGCCTTGTGGGCATGGCATACCTGGAGCTCCTGGTTCCAAAGGAAGGCGTGGTTTAAAcggtaaaatatatttaaacaatttatatATAGAATAAATttatatacacaaatatatatatatatatatatatatatatatatatatatatatatatatatatatatatatatatacatacagtgccttCCACTAATATTgacacccttagtaaatatgattAGTCAGACTTGGTGATCTACTTATTGATGTTTTGTAGCAAAATGTGTGTTGAACTAATAAAGCTAGACTATTTTTGATTCATAAATTTCTATAAATAGCATTTTTCTtaaactacaaaaataaaaaataaaagggcTGCGAAATATTGCGGCACTGTTGACTGTTATCAGATACAGTGaccaaaaccttttttttcttcCAGGTGAGAAAGGTAAGCTTGGAAATCCAGGAAGCATAGGACCAAGTGGACCACGTGGTCCTAAGGGAGAGAGTGGAAACCCTGGGGATAGTAGGGTAGCAGGATTTCAAGGTAGAGGATATAGTATAAGATTTTGATgtattaaaaaacatttctgtTAACATTCTAAATATGATTCTATTCAACATGCATTTATTAATTATTCTTCATCAGCAAGATTTATCCACAGTATTAACTCAACTAAAGCACATCAAGGTAAGAAGTACAAAAATCTAATATCCCTGCAATCTCGTCCGCAGGTCCAGTTGGATCTTCAGGAGATCCAGGTGAAACTGGCCCAGATGGCATCAGTATTAATGGCTCACCTGGCACACCTGGTAATCGTGGACCCCAGGGTCTGAAAGGGTCTTTTGGAGACAGTGTTACAGGGGCTCCAGGACCAATAGGGCCCTATGGGATGCAGGGATGTCAGGGCCCTAAAGGTGTCCCTGGACCTCCTGGACCAACTGGATTGCAAGGTACCACATAGAAACATTAAGAGTTGATAATAAACAGgatataaaaaacatatttttatttaatggttATTAGGCTTTAGTCCTGAAAATATCACAGGAAGCTCATTAACTGCTAATATAATCCATATTAATTGACTTTTTCTGCAGGTTCATCTGGAAGTCCTGGACCTCCTGGTAGAAAAGGGGAAAAGGGATTGAATGGTACACCAGGAGCACCTGGTTGCCCAGGTGGGAGACCAGAGCAGTGTGCCAAAGGACAAGCTGGGCCACCTGGTAATAAAGGACCACCAGGCTTCACTGGACAGAGAGGTGAGTAGAGACCACTTTGTCAACCGGAGGTTTTTAAGATTATTCTCATAATAATGTCACACTTCTGTGTTAGGCTGCGCTGGAGAGAGAGGATTACCTGGGGAGGCTGGATCTCCAGGCATTGGAGCCAAAGGAGAACGTGGTAAGCCTGGTTTTCCAGGCAATCAAGGACACTCAGGTCTTCAGGGACCTTCAGGACTAAAAGGGGATAGTGGGAACCCTGGAAACCCTGGACCAAAGGGTAAAGAGTCCTTCTACAAGCCTCTATATGCGGATGTTCATTCAATAAATGTAACCTGTCATGTGACATTTAAAGAAATTGCTAACATTTTGATTAACTggaacatacagttgaggtcaaacgtttacatacaccttgtagaatctgcaaaatgttaattattttagcaaaataacagggatcatacaaaatgcatgctattttttttatttagtactgacctgaataagatatttcacataaaatacatttacatatagtccacgagagaaaatcatagttgaatttataaaaaaaaacctgttcaaaagtttacatacacttgattcttaatactgattttacctgaatgatccacagctgtttttttgtttagtgatagttgttcatgagtcccttgtttgtcctgaacagttaaactgcccgctgtttgtttgttgtttgctgtttttcaacgttttgtgtatttgtaccctttccatcaatgactgtatgatttttgagatccatcttttcacactgaggacaactgagggactcatatgcaactattacagaaggttcaaatgctcactgatgcttcagaaagaaaaatgatgcaataaggggtgtaaactttttcattttaagatcagagcaaatgtaacttattttgtcttatgggaaacatgtaagtttcTGTAAGtattctgtaacttctgaagggcagtactaaatggccaaaaaaattatattcaggcaaaataagaaaaatttacacatcttcattctgttaagAAGTTTACAACCCCTGCTTTTAATCCATCATTTTTCCTACTGGAGCAACCTTCTGTAATTTccaatttaatatttttagagATATTTAGAGATAAATACAAAGAGGCTATCAGTGGGTCATGTGATTCTCAATTGTTATCTGGTATTGCAACTCAGGTTTGCCTGGATTTCCTGGGCAAGATGGCTTTCCTGGCAACTTAGGAAAGAGTGGCCCTTTAGGGGCTCCTGGACCGAAAGGCTTTAGGGGTCTCAATGGACATCCAGGTTGCCCAGGGATAAACGGAaccaagggccagaaaggtactTTAAAACACTGTGAAATTCAGTATTGGCATGCTTTAGGTCAGGTCTAATGTGATGATGACAGTTATAGCATGTTTCAAATATACATGTTCTTATATGTTTTCTGTACTGTTTACAGGATGCTGTGGGCCTCCAGGACCTCCGGGAGATGTGATTTCAGTGCCAGTGAAAGGCCATGTAGGACCACCCGGATCTAATGGGCAGAATGGTGTCATTGGAGAAAGGGGTAAATCTGTAACAGATACTCAAATTCTATATTggttgggagaaaaaaaaaacttcaccaGATCATGTGGTTTACTTGCAGGTAATAAGGGTGACCTAGGTCCACCTGGACAACCAGGGTATCCGGGACGTAATGGACCTCCTGGGTTTGAATGTGGCCAGCGTGGATTACCAGGTGTTCCTGGGCAGGCCGGTGTGCCTGGCGCACGTGGGCAACGTGGACCAAGGGGAATTGCAGGGTTCCCAGGGGATAATGGTGATTCAGTGagtggaagtttttttttttttttttaaatatgaatcttAAGTTAATTCTTGCCAAATTATTTGAATGTTGTTGTTGGGTTGAGTGTCCTGACAGACGTACATAAACAGGACTAATGTAACTGTgactatacagtcaaaccaaaaattattcagaaaccagatataatttttgatattgagattgatatttttgatatttattactagtgggtgcaggacactcatttatgtaagtgaggataacaAAATAAAGTTATATGTGACATGTTATACCCATACACTGGACTACCAGTTAAACTGAAGaaattttaaacttaaaaattgttttgcttaagttttttttttattgctaatgtgacctttttacaccacagactgaacaaattaagcattgcttgttaactggtcaacaaagtgtagatagttgtgtaaatattgtcatactaacggTTGATTGTAATCAATTACATACCTTTTTATccaagttatctgacattatcaagatgaatttgttctgacacagtttaactctgtgtcatattttataaccattttctaaactatagcaaataaactgtgataatctaagaaatgttgaaggtgtctgaatacattttgttttGACTGTATGTAAACCATACCTATTAATGCTTGTTTCTTGGTAGGGTGATCCTGGATTGTCTGGTCTGCCAGGAACCCCTGGTTTCCCTGGGTTTGATGGTCCTAAAGGTAAAATACAATTCTTAAATCCTCACATACTCAAACCAAAACAACCCTCAAAAATGTAGGATTGGTAacatttttgatgtttttgaaagaagtctcttatgctcaccaaagctgcatttatttgatgaaacatTTAAGAAAATGCTAATATCGTGATATTTTAAGtgttttctattataatatattttaaaatataatctattCCTTCAATGGCaaagccacatgatccttcagaaatcattttaatatgctcaagaaacaaaatttttattattatctgtGTTGAAAACATTATcattgttttgctgcttaataataTTTTTCTAGCAAAGTATAAGTGTTTACTGTCATTTGTGAGAAATTAAGGTCAGTATTacttactttaaaaaataaatcgtactgaccccaaacctttgaatggtatgCATGTACATATTCAGACCTATCACCCATAAAACAATTACACAATCATATTATATTAAATCTTCACATTTAACCCCAAATAAGTGATATTTATTGCAAAACCTCCTTGTCATAGGTGACAAAGGTGAATCCATTGGTGAGCCAGGACCATCAGGTGAGAGAGGGTCACGTGGAGACAGAGGCGCACCAGGTAATGTTCACCCTATTGATCTCTTTCATTCTTGTACTGTAATATGTATTTCTATAATACAGAAATgcatgggggaaaaaaacaacaaagctGTAGAATCATTCATTTTCTCTTTTTCTCAATAGCTTCCCCTGGCGACAAAGGAGAATTTGGTGACCCTGGTCCGCAAGGGCCTAGAGGAAGCTCCGGTCCACCTGGACCACCTGGGAACAATGGTCTGACTGGGCTTCAAGGTAAAATACCCATTGTTAAATAGATAGATACACACAACTGTGAATAAACATCTTCTTAAATCCACACTGATGCACCTTCTGCCTTCCAGGAGTGGTTGGGCCCCCAGGTCCATGTGGAAGACATGGTCCAGAAGGTCCTGTGGGGCCTCCAGGTCCACCAGGCCCTAAAGGAAACCAAGGATGTGGTGGTCTTCGAGGTTTGACTACCTGTGCTATTTACAAACAGACTGATCCTGCCACTAATTTTAAAACTAGAACAATCATGTatacattttaaactaaattttttCACTTTCAGGACCTGCGGGGCCCCCAGGGCTCCATGGACTGGACGGCCTGAGGGGAGACAAGGGTGAAAAGGGATATCGAGGTGAGATTCgttcagttgtttttttttttgttttttttttgagattgcCAACATGAAAACATCCATGGCCTTCACTCTGTCTTTCATTGTCCTTCAGGACCAGAAATAAATGGTGATAGGGGCGATAAAGGTGGGAGTGGAGACAAGGGCATTCCAGGAGATCCAGGGTTGCAAGGCCCTTCACAACCAGGTGTACGAGGTCCAAAAGGACAGAATGGGTTCAACGGTACATAACtcattagggctgcaacaattCCTCAATTCTATTTGAGTATTTGGCCCATGTCGAGTAATctgcaaaataccggaagtggcatATCCcgcatattaaacccatttaaaatacTAACAAAGCATAATGGTATTAAGaaatcaaaatatatataatatatgtgttttaattattttcatgtgCACAGGTTATGTATGTGCGTGTCAGAGCGACTcacaaacagttatcatttacatgtttGGAGCATCTCAAATTCCATCTTTGCATGTTGTTGTGGgcttgggtttattataacgttgaTCTGGCAACGCAATGTGTGCtgatatctttctcaatatgctaactgctTATCGTGATTTCAAAATAAACCCTCACTCTGCATTTCAATGTTCACATATTCAACAAATGCCAGTGGCTGTAGCTTTTCTATCATAAAGAAATGgctaaatattaaagattaagtggacttTTGAATTAAATGTCGttaagtcaatattaaacaaggattagatcacgcagcaaagtataaaaataatcgtcaggccattggcgccctctgcagacatttgttataatgcataatgtacgtTAGCTCAATATATAAAACCATATGTTTTTTCTTAAGATATACCTTTTGGAAAAAGGCGTTTTGAAAACCAAATCTTGTGTTTTATTAATAAATGGGGGTCGTCTTATAACCAGGGTTGGCTTATATTCAGGTCATTGCGGTAACAgcttgtaaataatgtaatgtcacatttacctcagtgaCCATAAACTTCAGCTAGAAAAACtgtagagaggagcattttgctaaacatATGCACCATATAAACATTCATTGTAATTTTTACTGCCTTTCTACTTTTTTTAATAGGAGACCCTGGTCCAATGGGTCCTGCAGGTTTTCGCGGTGAAGAATGTAAAACTCCTAAACCTGGACCTTTTGGAGAACGGGGTTACACTGGGCCAGATGGATTTCCAGGTGTGTGTGGTCATGATGTGTGCAAATCAAAAGGACAAGATGTAATGTGCCTATTTAGGCTATGTGTTTATGCAGAGAATTATGTAttatgtacagtggtgtgaaaaagtgttggcccccttcctgattttttgcatgttggtaacactttaatgtttcagatcatcaaacaaattgaaatattaatcaaagaaaacacaagtaaacacaacatgcagtctTTAAATGAAGGGATTTTTtatgaagggggaaaaaaatccccccccccccttgttaaaacataactgtggtttatcacagcTGAGTTCAGTtatctttagatttttttgcatcctcagattccagattttcaaatagttgtatctcggccaaatattgtcctatcataatgatgatgtataaatctcaatttcagaaaattgaccccttacgacggttttgtggtccagggtcacataaggtTTATGTTTTGCTGTTCCAGGGCCCAAGGGAGAGGAAGGAGAGTCAGGCAGTGTGTTCACAGAGAATGGTGATTTTGGAGACTCGGGTTATCCTGGGTCACCAGGGAATAAAGGAGAAAGAGGAACCCGTGGGCCCAGTGGTCTGCGAGGGTCTGACGGCCTAGAAGGTCCAAAaggtaaaaaaataacattcattaaaAGTTTAGCTTATGAGTTTAAATTTTTGGGGGGCCACTTGATCAGGttgttctattattattattccacagGTGAAACAGGACAGTGTGGACTTATGGGCCTTCCGGGACCTTCTGGCCCCAAAGGTGATTGTGGGCCCCCAGGACTGTATGGTGCAAAAGGAGACAAAGGGGACCCAGGTCATTGGAGCCTTCAGATCATCAAGCTAACCATCTTGTAAATCAGTAATGTTGTGATTTACCATCATGTTCAATTTCTTTTTCTCTTTGCATTTGTAGGACTAAAAGGAGAGCCTGGGTCTGTCAGACGTCCTGATATTTCTTGCTACCCTCCTCGGGGGCCTACTGGTGCTAGTGGTGCTCCTGGCCCAGATGGTGAAGATGGTGAACCTGGATTTAATGGCATTGGGGGTCCGAAAGGTACAAATCAGTTTAACAGCAGGGTGTTTATTTCATAGGATCATGAAATGTCTCCCATTCTTGAGTTGTTATGGTTAATTAAATTGTAAATCATTCTTGCTgtttgaaattaattaaaataaataaatattagataaaaaccCTAAACTTAAATGAAAAATAGAAATCATGTTTAACAAAACATGATTAACAAAGATTACTTTGTAGATTAAGcacgttttaaaagaaaaaatatgtgaaaatatcagtgaattgtttttttttgcaattgtttgTGAAATTGACTAGCAATTTTTGAGCAACATTTTTTTCACCGCCATGGTTTTCCAGTGTAAGCAAGTTTaaggaaataaaaaaactgaatcatTGTGAAATGAACCatttttaatgtataattttatttcagttaacatttactttaagtattgacttttttttttttttttggttaattttgagattttttttattagttttcttattttaaatatttctatataatttttataaaaaaaaaaatccgttataattttagttattttaagataagctaaatgaaaatgagaaatgtttctttgGTTTTCAACTAGTGAAATCAGCTAgtgtttttttgtatatttaattttatatcagTTAACGTTTATTTaaagtaatgaaaatgtttttttattaattttttatgttttaaattagtGTTTGTTTTTCGTTAAATTTAGaaattgttgtgtttttgtcatttttagtagtttttgttttatttgaaatatttctatataatgtgttatttttcagatttatttgtagttatttcagtgcagttaaactaaatgaagagaaattgttttagttttttaatatttaatttttattgaatttccaaaaaaaagttttttgtgatgttttttatataattttttatt encodes the following:
- the col4a4 gene encoding uncharacterized protein col4a4, which translates into the protein MSMPVDGLLMGDKTERCDGRDCSICQCFPPKGERGNPGALGRQGPQGPPGLPGPQGLRGEKGRHGLIGMPGLTGPKGDPGNQGDRGYTGLDGVPGHPGPGGLPGLPGKDGCNGTRGERGLSGETGRPGFPGPMGLPGLKGYKGDASTRIYFTPGTPGVNGLPGIPGPQGLRGVIGPQGLPGRVGPDGLLGDPGRSLPGLKGIEGDQGIKGEPGPFEYVEPKPEDYVKGDKGLAGPPAEKGEKGVPGIAGPRGVPGYPGRKGFQGFKGIRGDNGLPGLYGNPGPKGLPGDFGPPGSPKYYYNQMMGQPGDPGLSGAAGPPGDRGRMGIPGPPGDPGASITGQVGESGLQGLNGLKGEKGDPGRIFGSLLNYGEPGKRGPPGPKGLKGTPGNPGYACMPGERGDAGQVGNRGSPGLKGVQGRKGPDGACACEPPGDLPGDPGPQGPPGVPGDPGPKGFEGPRGDIGPCGERGVTGVTGPRGFAGVRGLKGQKGEVMMMAKKGEKGDIGSEGPSGKPGYNGMKGADGKMGTPGDPGPLGDSTVGSLGDRGCPGAPGVKGCRGPTGPPGPNMMGSVGRRGQQGEPGPQGQMGPPGPKGIQGDTLPCGHGIPGAPGSKGRRGLNGEKGKLGNPGSIGPSGPRGPKGESGNPGDSRVAGFQGPVGSSGDPGETGPDGISINGSPGTPGNRGPQGLKGSFGDSVTGAPGPIGPYGMQGCQGPKGVPGPPGPTGLQGSSGSPGPPGRKGEKGLNGTPGAPGCPGGRPEQCAKGQAGPPGNKGPPGFTGQRGCAGERGLPGEAGSPGIGAKGERGKPGFPGNQGHSGLQGPSGLKGDSGNPGNPGPKGLPGFPGQDGFPGNLGKSGPLGAPGPKGFRGLNGHPGCPGINGTKGQKGCCGPPGPPGDVISVPVKGHVGPPGSNGQNGVIGERGNKGDLGPPGQPGYPGRNGPPGFECGQRGLPGVPGQAGVPGARGQRGPRGIAGFPGDNGDSGDPGLSGLPGTPGFPGFDGPKGDKGESIGEPGPSGERGSRGDRGAPASPGDKGEFGDPGPQGPRGSSGPPGPPGNNGLTGLQGVVGPPGPCGRHGPEGPVGPPGPPGPKGNQGCGGLRGPAGPPGLHGLDGLRGDKGEKGYRGPEINGDRGDKGGSGDKGIPGDPGLQGPSQPGVRGPKGQNGFNGDPGPMGPAGFRGEECKTPKPGPFGERGYTGPDGFPGPKGEEGESGSVFTENGDFGDSGYPGSPGNKGERGTRGPSGLRGSDGLEGPKGETGQCGLMGLPGPSGPKGDCGPPGLYGAKGDKGDPGLKGEPGSVRRPDISCYPPRGPTGASGAPGPDGEDGEPGFNGIGGPKGAKGQKGESGLIGPSGLVGPDGPPGNAGETGERGESGIQGPPGPVGDQGPSRPLSSGFLLVKHSQTAKVPTCPAGLTELWNGYSLLYMEGQEKAHVQDLGQAGSCLRVFSTMPFSCCNMDTCDYASRNDKSYWLSTNASIPMNPERILREKEIQPHISRCVVCEASSPTITLHSQNGASPQCPFNWRSLWSGYSFLMHTGSGDEGGGQSLTSTGSCLQDFRSQPFVECQGSHGTCQYSATFLSFWLTRVNTQHFDGVSQNTVPDGKNLHDNVSTCSVCVKNN